GAAGCTGTGGAATAGCCAGGTTTACCCAGTGGACTTTACCAAGAGGTACCTAATAAAATCCAACGGCTTGGCTGATGAAGGCAATATGAACTTGTAATCAACCAGATAAAAGATCCTTAAAGATTACAAACTTCTGAGAATTAATTTTCTATTATTAGATTAATAGATCTTATGGCTGCAAGAAACCACCAGCATGATATAAGTTTTTTCTTACATGCGCTCCTTTCTCCACCCAAACTAGCAAATGAGCTCAGACTGGGGCTAATGGTTTACGtgcaaaatatttaaagtgtGTATTAAAAATGGTGAATCTAAGTGATCTTTATTAAATTGTTCCAGCATTAACTTCTCTTTTTGTTAAAAACCACTAATTATTTCTACTCTAATCTTATCTCATTTTTAATAGTTTAGCTAGACCAAAGACCTTGTTGTCTCTCAGACTTCCATTTCCTTATTTGCTTACTGCAGTCAAGTCTATCCATAACTTTTAAGCTGCCTAAGCAGACTGATTTTCtaaatgctttcagttttgctgccCTTTATTTATCGTTCttatctctgctctttcttttcaaCACCAACTTCAGTTTTGAACCGCAAAAGGGGACAAAGTATTCTAATAACTACAGCagttctttcaaagaaaaagataacaaaacCTCCCTACTGCTTcgcatttgtttctgttttattaaactgaTAGATCATATGGAATTATCCATGTTCTCTACGGTCCCGTAatttcagccacaaaaaaaagaaaagtaaagactATATGCAATTCttgtgtttctaaatgttccCCAGGCTATTACATAAATTTttggggctgtttttttttttttttaaataataattttgccaCAGTTCCTCAAAACAACGTGTATTTCATTTGCCCTGACAAACACTTGCCATTTGCTGATAAGGAGGATTACCTGCAGCTGGGTGTTTAACATGGCATGCTTCTTTCCGAAAAGAAAGCTCTTCTTCAAGTATTTCTTTAACTCTCCTAGATGGCTCAACATATACTTTCTTCCCTGTTAGTAAAAGATATTACAAAAGAACCAGTGACTTTAAATCCTCTGAATGACTAACGTGCTTTGCCAAACGTAATGCCATTTTATGCTGCTCTGCACCTGTCTTTTAATACACTTTAAGACAAATAATTTACAATTAGACACTAGTGTTTGGCCAGGCGCTGCTCCCCAGCATGGCGCCATTCCTCAGGACAGGACCAAGGTGGGTAAATCTAAAAGGGGAGCGAGTGCTGAGGCAGCTTGCCCATGCAGGAGCCAACGCCACCCCAGGCCACCCGAGGCGACATGGCCACTGTGTCTCCCCATGGCGAACAACCCGGGGCCGGGCCACCCGTGGAAGAGGTCTCCAAGGGGATGGCCTCACTGAGGGGGATCCCCACTATAGAAGGATTAGGGCACCTCATGGCGGCAGGAGGGTCCCAACCCACACCCCTGCCATggtggggtgtgtggggctgggggaggtgaggGCCACCAAGGAAGGTGGCCGCGGGGGGAAAGGCTCGGCTCCCCCGAGGGGACaggccggagcggggccgcggtGGGGATGGGGAACGGAGACCGCAACGGGCGCGGAGAGGGAGGGCGGACGGTGaggcgggccccgccgccgggccgggggaaCCGCCGCGCTCACAGGGCTGCCCGCCTGCCGCCGCCTGGCCGCGGACATCGCTGCCCGCCTCCTCGGCCGCCACCGCCGGCTGCTCCCCGCTCGCCGCCCTcatggccgccgccgcgcccgggcaGGTAGAAGGCGGGAGGTCCGGTTGCCACAGGAGcgggggcgggcggaggcggtCCGGCTCGGCCCCGCCACCGGCAGAAGGGagcgcggcggagcggcgggcaAAGCCGAGGcccggaggggcggcggggcagagCAAGGtgccgccgccctgcccgccctccGCCATGTTGGGGCCGCGCTTCGGTGGGGGCGCGAATGGCTGAGGGAGGGAGCGCACCGCCACCCGCTGAGGGGGCGCATCGGGTCTGCCATTTTCAGTCACAGCTCGGGGGGGTTTACCCCTTCCACGGGCCAGGGTGAACAACGGGGTGGCCTCCGAGGCAGGCTGTGGCCAGTCaccatccccatggccacctcGTGCCCACTTGGGGCACAGGATGGGTGACAGGTCTAGGCATCGACAGTTCTGCGTGAGGTACCGTTAATGACTCCTCATTTGTCAGTCAGCACGTTACAAACATTTTGTACCCCTGTGGGGTGTCACCACTGGCCCGCCTTATGAAAGGATGCCTTGTTGTCCTCTCCTGAGGCAACGGCGGACTGGCGGAGATAAAGACAGAAGAGTCCACTTTAACTGGATGGATGATATAATCTAGAATAAtctcctcagggaagtggtgcaTTCGCTATCATTGGGCACGTCTAAGATTCTGCTAAAAATGTTCACAaggagaacaatcagccattggaataatctccccagggaagctcCCCCATCATTGGATGCCTTTAAGATTTTCAGGGTGCTGGGCCaacttgtctagaccgtgcttctgccaagaaaggttggaccaggtgatccttgaggtcccttccaacctggcgttctatgattatatgatacAGGTCTACTAATAACAGTTCTAGCTTGGTTTTAGGAACGCTTTTCATGAAATGAAGCGTCTTGAGATGCTGTTTATAGGACTGAAGTAGACTTGACTCTTCTTGTTTTGCCACTGTTAAAGTTTTGAGAAAGAAGAGCATCTGGCAATTACAGTAGTCCATGGATAATGCTGCTGGCAGGCACACGGGGAAGCTGCCCTGCTCGCCTGGCCAGCAGCTTTGCCCTGCAGTATCTTCCTTGAAATCAAGATTTTGCATGCAGTAATGAGAATTTATAAGATAGAAACCAAGTCTAGTTACGCAAATGCCAtgacttctgtatttttccttgaTGCATTTCAAGGTGTGTTCATCTTCCACAGATGTCCTGAAActaagctttcaaaataaaattaaaaattgtccTGTACCATTCATAGTTCAGAGGCAGTTCTCTATTTTCCAATGGCAGTGCTGAACAGGGCTTCTGGAAAGATGGGGGACAGAGATGCCCTCCCACAGTTGCTTGATCAGAGCACCAGATGTGGGCCAACATCCCCCAACCCTGCTGCTACTGCTACAAAGGCACTTCAGGTCTGTTAGTGGTCACTGGAAGGAGCTTGGGATCACTCAGTAAGGCACTTGCACGGGACAAGAGTGTTTTGTTACAGCTCTTATACCAAGCGACAGTACTTCAGGTCTTCCGTTCAATTTTCAGTTCAATTTGATTAACACAGAGAAGAAAGTTTCTCCGCTCCTGAATTACAGATGGCAAAGTTGAAGCTCAAAATGATGCAGCACGCCATTATAATGGAAAAATCTTTAGTGTACTAATTCCTATGCAGTACAGATCATCTTCTGGGCTGGCGGCATTGCTGAAGTTCTACTAGAGTTCTCCTAAACCACCACTGATCAAAAAAGATCTACCTGCTCAGAGAATTGTTTGGAAAGTAATTATGGTATTGTAGATGACAGTAATTGTACTGGTACTTAAAAACCCTCATTCATTAACTGCTTGCGTTTAGTAGTGATTTTTGTCTGAAACTTCCACTTGAACCAAAGTGGgggaaataattgaaaaaaaaaaaaaaagatgggaagtGCACATTACTGGACCTCTCACAGGTAGCTAAATAATGCAGAGATGTTGATTCTCCAAAAGAAGTTGGAAGACTGAGAGATGCACTGATACAGCTGATGTGAACAGTAACACAAGTAAATTAAACTCTCAAATCAACcctaaaaatcatagaattttttaCTTTCTACCAGAAAGGCTGAACTGAcacacagaagcagaaaactaTGATATCTCTTGCAAAAATTTACAGcattaattaacatttttctgcTAAG
Above is a window of Larus michahellis chromosome 1, bLarMic1.1, whole genome shotgun sequence DNA encoding:
- the C1H11orf97 gene encoding uncharacterized protein C11orf97 homolog: MDYCNCQMLFFLKTLTVAKQEESSLLQSYKQHLKTLHFMKSVPKTKLELLLVDLYHIIIERQPFAPPPKRGPNMAEGGQGGGTLLCPAAPPGLGFARRSAALPSAGGGAEPDRLRPPPLLWQPDLPPSTCPGAAAAMRAASGEQPAVAAEEAGSDVRGQAAAGGQPWKKVYVEPSRRVKEILEEELSFRKEACHVKHPAAVALEGIWSVKKDFSIGSLKPVSQNRNGLLLQPQFYSRHAGMKN